The following proteins are co-located in the Microcystis wesenbergii NRERC-220 genome:
- a CDS encoding Ycf66 family protein, translated as MVNFGLNSASILGIFLAVAGAGLYFLRSVRPELSRDHDIFFAAVGLLCGLILLFQGWRLDPILQFGQFLLTGAAVFFAFETVKLRGLTTEQARRGTSFVDERPVSREYRAELEPLDTYEPEERYEDNPRLRGYDDPRSSRTSSYQDEEPRSTRTRRPADPSSRKTSNRRPRNSSPTSDRDVYDQRRSGDDWEETSPRPRRRPASEETSSKPPRTSQKRRPRPIIADDPPFKGEYVDYQPIDPRDAGDREDWERPDNSERESSNDHPTRFDY; from the coding sequence ATGGTCAATTTTGGGCTGAATTCGGCCAGTATCTTAGGAATTTTTCTGGCAGTGGCCGGAGCCGGGTTATACTTCCTGCGCTCGGTGCGGCCGGAACTTTCCAGGGATCATGATATATTTTTTGCCGCCGTTGGGTTACTGTGCGGTTTAATTCTACTTTTTCAAGGGTGGCGACTGGATCCGATTTTGCAATTCGGACAATTTTTGCTCACTGGGGCAGCGGTGTTTTTTGCCTTCGAGACGGTAAAATTGCGGGGTTTAACCACGGAACAGGCCCGCCGCGGCACGTCTTTTGTGGATGAACGTCCTGTGAGTCGGGAATATCGGGCCGAATTAGAACCCCTCGACACCTACGAACCTGAGGAACGTTACGAAGATAATCCCCGTTTACGCGGTTACGATGATCCCCGCTCTTCCCGTACTTCTAGTTATCAGGACGAGGAACCCCGCAGCACCCGCACCCGTCGGCCGGCCGATCCTAGCAGTCGCAAAACCAGTAATCGTCGTCCTCGCAATAGTTCCCCCACTAGCGATCGAGATGTTTATGATCAGCGCCGTAGCGGTGATGATTGGGAAGAAACCAGTCCCCGTCCCCGTCGTCGTCCCGCTAGTGAAGAGACGAGCAGTAAACCGCCCCGCACTAGCCAAAAACGTCGTCCTCGCCCAATAATTGCGGACGATCCGCCATTTAAAGGGGAATACGTCGATTATCAACCGATCGATCCTAGGGATGCCGGCGATCGAGAAGATTGGGAGAGACCGGATAATAGTGAACGGGAGTCGAGTAATGATCATCCGACTAGGTTTGATTATTAA
- a CDS encoding patatin-like phospholipase family protein has translation MKAKIAIACQGGGSQTAFTAGALKALFDNKVQDYFDIVSLSGTSGGAICAFFTWYALKKGDSIVWKRMIDFWEDNSARTPQEQLFNDSAIKTLELASKGLIPQYNLSPSSPITKTLFSIATYGLRSRFTNFDQLLRAHIDFSELATWGAKPEPPVLLIGACNILTGKLSKFNSRQEAVKIEHILASACVPNIFPAVTIETMAYWDGLFSDNPPIRSLIRREFVGIENIPDEIWVIKINPTSRDKIPVQSDDIADRRNELEGNVSLFQGLDQIELINQLFLKGAFKEEFLREIALTEPFKIPKSFPEDPDQDYHIPMIEMSAELANSLNYESKLDRSPANIQRLIADGEKQGKQFLEHRLKAMGLR, from the coding sequence ATGAAAGCCAAAATTGCGATCGCTTGTCAGGGAGGCGGCAGTCAAACTGCTTTTACTGCCGGTGCATTAAAAGCATTATTTGACAATAAAGTGCAAGATTACTTTGATATTGTCAGTCTCAGTGGTACTTCTGGCGGTGCTATCTGTGCCTTTTTCACCTGGTATGCTCTCAAAAAAGGTGATAGCATCGTTTGGAAAAGAATGATTGATTTTTGGGAAGATAATAGCGCTCGAACTCCCCAAGAACAACTATTTAATGACTCAGCCATTAAAACCCTAGAATTAGCCAGCAAAGGATTAATTCCCCAGTATAATCTCAGTCCTTCCTCTCCGATTACTAAAACCTTATTTTCTATAGCTACCTACGGTTTACGCAGTCGCTTTACCAACTTTGATCAGTTACTAAGAGCGCATATTGACTTCTCGGAATTAGCCACTTGGGGAGCTAAACCAGAACCCCCAGTTTTATTAATTGGGGCCTGTAATATCCTGACAGGAAAGTTAAGTAAATTTAACTCGCGCCAGGAAGCAGTTAAAATTGAACATATCCTAGCTTCTGCTTGTGTTCCTAACATTTTTCCTGCTGTCACCATTGAAACTATGGCCTACTGGGATGGACTATTTTCTGATAATCCCCCCATCCGTTCTTTAATTCGCCGTGAATTTGTTGGAATCGAAAATATTCCCGATGAAATTTGGGTAATTAAAATTAATCCCACCTCTAGAGATAAGATCCCCGTGCAATCCGATGATATTGCTGATCGCCGCAATGAATTAGAAGGCAATGTTTCCCTATTTCAAGGTCTCGATCAGATTGAGTTGATCAATCAATTATTTCTTAAAGGAGCCTTTAAAGAGGAATTCTTGCGGGAGATTGCCTTAACAGAACCATTTAAAATTCCTAAATCTTTCCCGGAAGATCCCGATCAGGATTACCATATCCCGATGATCGAAATGTCGGCGGAATTGGCCAATAGTCTCAACTATGAAAGTAAACTTGATCGCTCTCCCGCCAATATTCAGCGTCTGATCGCTGACGGGGAAAAACAGGGAAAACAGTTTCTAGAACATCGACTAAAAGCTATGGGTTTAAGATAG
- a CDS encoding TolB family protein, with product MKRYFFISLVAVISLLTGCAGYPSLLSFPFDRGGRSLNSAASELTPYLASRYLVFASDRNGSQAIYLFDAIDRRLLSLPGLNSLDQIASSPSISEDGRYIVFTASRQGKTAIYLYDRQTQQRREIAPDLLAEVRNPIISADGSKVAFEAAKNGQWDIMIYDLSGRVLVNENQ from the coding sequence GTGAAACGTTATTTTTTTATTAGTCTTGTTGCTGTAATTAGTTTGTTAACTGGATGTGCGGGTTATCCCAGTTTATTATCTTTTCCTTTCGATCGAGGGGGGAGAAGTTTAAATAGTGCTGCTAGTGAATTAACTCCCTATCTTGCCTCTCGCTATCTCGTTTTTGCTTCCGATCGCAATGGTTCCCAAGCTATCTATCTTTTTGATGCCATCGATCGCCGTTTACTGTCTTTACCCGGCCTCAATTCTCTCGATCAGATCGCTTCTAGTCCTTCCATTAGTGAAGATGGTCGTTATATCGTTTTTACTGCCAGTCGTCAGGGAAAAACGGCTATTTATCTGTACGATCGACAAACTCAACAGAGAAGGGAAATTGCTCCCGATCTGCTCGCGGAAGTACGCAATCCGATCATCAGTGCCGATGGTTCTAAAGTGGCTTTTGAAGCGGCAAAAAATGGGCAATGGGATATTATGATTTACGATCTATCTGGACGGGTATTAGTCAATGAAAATCAGTGA
- a CDS encoding TolB family protein — translation MTKAPFFLFICLFLGVIGGCNLNNPGLSTGTLNSRYNDEKPALSGDGRWLAFLSNRRGSNQILLYDLQTKQYQTLGGLYTGQEITDSPSLSQTGRYLAYVVIIEGRPFIALYDRITDRSELLSQNYRGWLRNPRLSPDGRYLVFESARRGQWDVEVLDRGPNIELDLPDGSPVESPKP, via the coding sequence ATGACCAAAGCTCCCTTTTTCCTGTTTATCTGCTTGTTTTTAGGGGTTATAGGCGGTTGTAATCTCAATAACCCCGGTTTATCTACAGGAACCCTCAATAGTCGCTATAATGACGAAAAACCTGCCCTGAGCGGTGATGGTCGTTGGCTTGCTTTCCTGTCTAATCGTCGCGGTAGTAATCAGATACTGCTTTATGATTTGCAGACAAAACAATACCAGACCCTAGGGGGATTATATACGGGTCAAGAAATTACCGATAGCCCTAGTTTAAGCCAAACGGGGCGTTATCTGGCTTATGTGGTGATTATTGAGGGTCGTCCCTTCATCGCTTTATATGATCGCATCACCGATCGTTCTGAGTTATTGAGTCAAAATTATCGCGGTTGGTTACGAAATCCCCGTCTTAGTCCCGATGGTCGTTATCTTGTCTTTGAGTCCGCTCGTCGGGGACAATGGGATGTGGAGGTTCTCGATCGCGGTCCGAATATCGAGTTAGATCTTCCCGATGGCAGTCCCGTTGAAAGTCCCAAACCGTGA